Proteins encoded by one window of Puntigrus tetrazona isolate hp1 chromosome 25, ASM1883169v1, whole genome shotgun sequence:
- the dusp6 gene encoding dual specificity protein phosphatase 6, translated as MLDKFKPVQLDSVMAISKTVEWLKEQLETRRDCLLVMDCRAQELYESSHVETAINVAIPSLMLRRLKKGNLPIKSLLSNGEDRERFARRCKTDTIVLYDEYSREWNENIDGGSVLGLLLRRMKDEGYKAFYLEGGFSKFQAEFPTMCETNLDGSSSSSSPTSQVLGLGGLRISSDSSDIESDIDRDPSSATDSDGSPLSNPQPSFPVEILPHLYLGCAKDSTNLDILEEFGIKYILNVTPNLPNMFENAGEFKYKQIPISDHWSQNLSQFFPEAISFIDEARGQKCGVLVHCLAGISRSVTVTVAYLMQKLNLSMNDAYDIVKMKKSNISPNFNFMGQLLDFERTLGLKSPCDNRVAAPTQPLYFTTPTNHNVFQLDPLEST; from the exons ATGCTCGATAAGTTCAAACCCGTGCAGTTGGATTCGGTCATGGCCATAAGCAAGACGGTAGAGTGGCTGAAGGAGCAGCTGGAGACGCGCAGGGACTGTTTGCTCGTTATGGACTGCCGAGCGCAAGAGCTCTACGAATCGTCGCACGTCGAAACGGCCATTAACGTGGCTATCCCGAGCCTCATGCTCCGGCGACTCAAGAAGGGCAACCTGCCCATCAAGTCTCTGCTTTCCAACGGGGAAGACAGGGAGAGGTTTGCGCGGAGGTGCAAGACGGACACTATCGTGCTGTACGACGAGTACAGCCGCGAGTGGAACGAAAACATCGACGGCGGCTCCGTGTTGGGTTTACTGCTCAGGAGAATGAAGGACGAGGGCTACAAGGCTTTCTATCTCGAGG GTGGCTTCAGCAAATTTCAAGCTGAATTTCCCACAATGTGCGAGACGAACCTCGACGGTTCTTCCAGCAGCAGTTCACCGACCTCCCAGGTCCTGGGTCTCGGAGGGCTCCGGATCAGCTCCGACTCCTCGGACATCGAGTCCGACATCGACCGAGACCCAAGCAGCGCCACCGACTCGGACGGCAGCCCTCTTTCCAACCCCCAGCCCTCGTTCCCCGTGGAGATCCTGCCGCATCTGTATCTGGGCTGCGCAAAGGACTCGACCAACCTGGATATCCTGGAGGAGTTTGGCATCAAGTACATCTTGAACGTGACCCCTAATCTTCCTAACATGTTCGAGAACGCCGGCGAGTTCAAGTACAAGCAGATTCCCATCTCCGATCACTGGAGCCAAAATCTTTCACAGTTTTTCCCAGAAGCCATCAGCTTTATTG aTGAGGCCCGCGGACAGAAGTGTGGCGTTCTCGTTCACTGCCTGGCCGGTATCAGCCGTTCGGTCACCGTAACGGTAGCGTACCTCATGCAGAAGCTCAACCTGTCCATGAACGACGCGTACGACATAGTCAAAATGAAGAAGTCTAACATCTCGCCCAATTTTAACTTCATGGGCCAACTTTTGGACTTTGAGCGCACGTTGGGACTCAAGAGCCCGTGCGACAACAGAGTAGCAGCTCCGACCCAGCCGTTGTACTTCACCACGCCGACCAATCACAACGTTTTCCAGCTGGACCCTCTCGAGTCCACGTGA